The following proteins are co-located in the Legionella busanensis genome:
- the gltA gene encoding citrate synthase — protein sequence MTKKYAELSLEGHEPVELPIYSPTLGNDVIDINNLSRVGLFTFDPGFVSTAACESKITFIDGDNGILLYRGYPIEQLAEKKDFLDVSYLLLNGELPNEEEKKDFVSLINNHTMVHQQMYQFLNGFRRDAHPMAIMVGIVGALSAFYHDSMDLNNQQDRYISAIRLIAKMPTLAAMSYKYSVGQPYMYPLNKMSYAENFLHMMFGVPSENVTPNPIIVNAMDTIFILHADHEQNASTSTVRLAGSTGANPFACISAGIGALWGPAHGGANEACLNMLNEIGDIKNINHYIKRAKDKDDPFRLMGFGHRVYKSYDPRAKVMRKTCHAVLQAVGALDSPLFKLAMELERIALEDEYFIEKKLYPNVDFYSGLTLSAIGIPTNMFTVIFALARTVGWMSHWMEMVANRSKLGRPRQLYTGEKERDVP from the coding sequence ATGACCAAAAAGTATGCCGAACTTAGCCTAGAGGGCCATGAGCCGGTAGAATTACCTATTTATAGTCCTACACTTGGTAATGATGTTATTGATATTAATAATTTAAGCCGAGTTGGTTTATTTACTTTTGATCCAGGATTTGTTTCAACAGCTGCTTGTGAATCCAAAATAACCTTTATTGATGGAGATAATGGGATATTGCTTTATCGAGGCTATCCTATCGAGCAATTAGCTGAAAAGAAGGACTTTTTAGATGTAAGCTATCTTCTCTTAAATGGCGAACTACCTAATGAAGAAGAGAAAAAGGACTTTGTAAGCCTTATTAATAACCATACTATGGTACATCAACAAATGTATCAGTTTTTAAATGGCTTTCGTCGCGATGCACACCCTATGGCAATTATGGTAGGTATCGTTGGCGCTCTATCTGCTTTTTATCATGATTCAATGGACTTAAATAACCAACAAGATAGGTATATATCAGCAATAAGATTAATCGCAAAAATGCCAACGTTGGCTGCTATGAGTTATAAATACTCAGTTGGTCAACCCTATATGTATCCCTTAAATAAAATGTCATATGCAGAAAACTTTTTACATATGATGTTTGGCGTCCCATCTGAGAATGTTACGCCTAATCCTATTATTGTTAATGCCATGGATACTATCTTTATTTTACATGCAGATCATGAACAGAATGCATCGACCTCAACCGTACGTTTAGCTGGTTCAACAGGAGCTAACCCGTTTGCATGTATATCAGCAGGTATTGGCGCTTTATGGGGGCCTGCGCATGGTGGTGCTAATGAAGCATGCCTTAACATGTTAAATGAAATTGGTGATATCAAAAATATTAACCACTATATTAAACGTGCTAAAGATAAAGACGATCCATTTCGCTTAATGGGCTTTGGCCATCGAGTTTATAAAAGTTATGATCCTCGTGCCAAAGTCATGCGTAAAACATGTCATGCAGTACTACAAGCGGTTGGTGCACTTGATTCGCCTTTATTTAAATTAGCTATGGAACTTGAACGTATTGCCCTTGAAGATGAGTATTTTATTGAGAAAAAACTCTATCCTAACGTCGATTTTTATTCAGGGCTAACTTTAAGTGCTATTGGTATCCCAACTAATATGTTTACAGTTATTTTTGCCTTAGCAAGAACGGTAGGCTGGATGTCTCATTGGATGGAGATGGTTGCCAATCGGTCTAAACTTGGCCGCCCACGCCAACTTTATACAGGCGAAAAAGAAAGAGATGTGCCTTAA
- the gyrA gene encoding DNA gyrase subunit A, translating to MVYSAREIISVNIEDELKQSYLDYAMSVIVGRALPDVRDGLKPVHRRVLFAMNELGNDWNKAYKKSARVVGDVIGKYHPHGDTAVYDTIVRMAQPFSMRYLLIDGQGNFGSVDGDRAAAMRYTEIRMSKLAHALLADLEKNTVDFVPNYDETEFAPSVLPTRVPNLLVNGSSGIAVGMATNIPPHNLSEVINACIALIKEPGLTIEDLMEYIPAPDFPTAAIINGRAGIVQAYQTGRGRIFIRARTEIETDSHSNKQAIIITELPYQVNKARLVEKIAELVREKKIEGISGLRDESDKQGMRVVIELKRGEVAEVILNNLYAHTQMQNVFGINMVALVDGQPRTLNLKQVLEHFIKHRREVVTRRTIFELKKARERAHLLEGLGIALANIDEMIELIKESPTPQDAKERLLAKTWSSGLVKSMLQAAGSDACRPDNLSEDYGLIDDVYRLSPEQAQAILELRLHRLTALEQDKIIKEFEQLLEHIKDLLDILASPERLLQVIHDEFVDIKTQFGDTRRTEVIASQEDLTIEDLITEEDVVVTLSHEGYVKYQPLSAYQAQRRGGKGKSATNVKDEDFIEKLIIASTHDTLLCFSNHGKLYWLKAYQLPLASRISRGKPIINILPLAAGEAINAMLPVRSYDEGYFVFMATKHGTVKKVPLNAFSRPRSNGIIAVDLVEDDCLVGVDITDGSRDIMLFTDAGKVIRFDEQLVRPMGRTARGVRGIRLHNDQSVISMVVAKSEGTILTATENGYGKRTEIGEYRVSGRGGQGVISIQVNERNGKVVRALQVEDGDEAMLITDKGTLVRFRIDELSIIGRNTQGVRLMNLHSGEQVVGMQRIVELDDTQDELVDADEMTDE from the coding sequence ATGGTTTATTCTGCCAGAGAAATTATATCAGTAAATATTGAAGATGAATTAAAGCAGTCCTACCTTGACTATGCAATGAGCGTCATTGTTGGCCGTGCTTTGCCTGATGTACGTGATGGATTAAAGCCAGTTCATAGGCGTGTCTTATTTGCGATGAATGAACTAGGTAATGACTGGAACAAGGCATATAAGAAATCAGCGCGGGTCGTGGGAGATGTAATTGGTAAATACCACCCACATGGCGATACGGCAGTTTACGATACTATTGTACGTATGGCGCAGCCCTTTTCTATGCGTTATCTATTGATAGATGGTCAAGGAAATTTCGGTTCAGTAGATGGAGATAGAGCTGCCGCCATGCGTTATACCGAAATACGTATGTCAAAGCTTGCCCATGCCTTATTAGCAGATTTAGAAAAAAATACAGTTGACTTTGTTCCTAACTATGATGAAACAGAATTTGCTCCTTCTGTGTTACCAACGCGTGTTCCTAATTTATTAGTAAATGGTTCCTCAGGTATTGCTGTTGGGATGGCTACTAATATTCCTCCGCATAATTTATCAGAAGTCATTAATGCCTGTATTGCATTAATTAAAGAGCCTGGTTTGACGATTGAAGATTTAATGGAATATATTCCAGCACCTGATTTTCCTACAGCCGCTATCATTAATGGCAGAGCAGGCATTGTGCAAGCCTATCAAACAGGCCGTGGTCGAATTTTTATTAGAGCGCGCACTGAAATTGAAACAGATTCTCATAGCAATAAACAAGCAATCATTATTACGGAGCTTCCTTATCAAGTAAATAAAGCACGCTTAGTAGAAAAAATCGCTGAGTTAGTCCGTGAAAAGAAGATAGAAGGTATTTCGGGTTTAAGAGATGAATCGGATAAGCAGGGGATGCGAGTTGTTATTGAATTAAAGCGTGGTGAAGTAGCTGAAGTTATCCTAAATAACCTGTATGCCCATACACAAATGCAAAATGTGTTTGGCATTAATATGGTTGCTTTAGTAGATGGCCAGCCCCGTACTTTAAATTTAAAGCAGGTTTTAGAGCATTTTATCAAACACCGTCGCGAAGTAGTTACTAGACGGACTATTTTTGAACTTAAAAAGGCACGAGAACGAGCACACCTATTAGAGGGTTTAGGTATTGCTCTAGCTAATATTGATGAAATGATTGAATTAATAAAGGAATCACCCACGCCTCAAGATGCAAAGGAGCGATTACTTGCTAAAACCTGGAGTTCAGGCTTGGTAAAAAGTATGCTACAAGCTGCAGGTAGTGATGCCTGTCGTCCAGACAATCTATCTGAAGATTATGGCCTAATAGATGATGTTTATCGGCTTTCTCCTGAGCAGGCACAAGCAATTTTAGAGTTGAGATTACATCGTCTAACCGCTTTAGAACAAGATAAAATTATTAAAGAATTTGAACAACTTTTAGAGCACATTAAAGATTTACTCGATATACTTGCCTCACCTGAAAGGTTGTTGCAAGTTATTCATGATGAGTTTGTAGATATTAAGACTCAATTTGGCGATACTCGTCGTACAGAAGTTATTGCTTCTCAAGAAGATTTAACAATTGAAGATTTAATTACTGAGGAAGATGTTGTTGTAACTTTATCGCATGAGGGATATGTAAAATATCAACCGCTCTCTGCTTATCAAGCCCAACGGCGAGGTGGTAAAGGTAAGTCAGCAACCAATGTGAAAGACGAAGATTTTATCGAGAAACTTATCATCGCCAGCACGCATGATACATTGTTATGTTTCTCCAATCATGGCAAGCTTTATTGGTTAAAAGCCTATCAATTACCATTAGCCAGTCGAATTTCTCGTGGTAAACCTATTATTAATATCTTGCCACTAGCAGCAGGTGAGGCAATCAATGCAATGCTACCTGTTAGAAGTTATGATGAAGGTTATTTTGTCTTTATGGCAACTAAGCATGGTACTGTTAAAAAAGTACCACTTAACGCCTTTAGCAGACCACGTTCTAATGGGATTATTGCAGTTGATTTAGTTGAAGATGATTGCTTAGTTGGTGTTGATATTACTGATGGCAGTAGGGATATCATGTTATTTACTGATGCTGGTAAAGTTATTCGATTTGATGAACAATTAGTTAGGCCTATGGGTAGAACAGCACGTGGAGTAAGAGGAATTCGCTTACATAATGATCAATCGGTAATTTCTATGGTAGTTGCAAAATCTGAAGGTACCATTTTAACAGCTACAGAAAATGGCTATGGTAAGCGAACAGAGATTGGTGAGTATCGAGTTTCTGGTCGAGGTGGCCAAGGGGTTATTTCTATCCAAGTTAATGAAAGAAATGGCAAAGTAGTTCGCGCTTTGCAAGTAGAGGACGGTGATGAGGCCATGTTAATCACAGATAAGGGCACGTTAGTCCGCTTTAGAATTGACGAATTATCAATAATTGGTAGGAATACTCAAGGTGTACGGTTAATGAATCTTCATTCAGGCGAGCAAGTTGTAGGCATGCAGCGTATTGTTGAGCTTGATGATACACAAGATGAACTCGTTGACGCTGACGAAATGACTGATGAATAG
- the serC gene encoding 3-phosphoserine/phosphohydroxythreonine transaminase, which translates to MMNRGYNFGAGPAMLPTEILHEAQQELLNWHDSGMSVMEIGHRTTEFLTLIEEAEYRLRRLLKIPSNYYVLFLGGAARTQFSMIPMNLLKKGEQAGFFLTGIWSTMAYEEAKKLKKAYVIGSSESNGFTSIPKKPLWQFKENTAYIYYTPNETINGIKFPIPPKHNHIPLVADMTSCLLAEPINVDDYGLIFAGAQKNIANSGLTVVIIRQDLVEEIKHKKLPTMFDFRVHVENKSVYATPPTFNCYLALKMFKWIEEQGGVEVLYKQNCQKAAKLYNYIDNNPFYQCKIAKEARSILNICFTLAREELEEKFLAQAAQRGLLALKGHRTVGGLRASMYNSMPLEGVECLIEFMSDFVKGQSL; encoded by the coding sequence CTGATGAATAGAGGTTACAATTTTGGTGCGGGCCCTGCGATGTTGCCCACTGAAATATTGCATGAAGCTCAACAGGAGTTATTAAATTGGCATGATTCAGGCATGTCTGTTATGGAAATAGGCCATCGCACTACTGAATTTCTTACACTTATAGAAGAAGCTGAGTATCGCTTACGTCGGCTTTTAAAGATTCCTTCTAATTATTATGTTCTATTTTTAGGCGGCGCTGCACGCACTCAATTTAGTATGATCCCTATGAATTTACTAAAAAAAGGAGAGCAAGCAGGGTTCTTTCTCACTGGCATATGGTCAACTATGGCCTATGAGGAAGCAAAGAAACTTAAGAAAGCTTATGTGATTGGTTCTAGCGAGTCTAATGGGTTTACATCTATACCTAAAAAGCCTTTATGGCAATTTAAAGAAAATACTGCGTATATTTATTATACTCCTAATGAAACAATTAATGGCATAAAATTTCCCATACCGCCAAAGCATAATCATATTCCTTTGGTTGCTGATATGACTTCATGCCTATTAGCAGAGCCTATTAATGTTGATGATTATGGTTTAATTTTTGCTGGTGCGCAGAAAAATATTGCAAACTCTGGACTAACAGTTGTCATTATAAGACAAGATTTAGTAGAAGAGATTAAGCATAAAAAGTTGCCAACAATGTTCGATTTTCGAGTTCATGTTGAAAATAAATCGGTTTATGCAACCCCTCCAACCTTTAATTGTTATTTAGCATTGAAAATGTTTAAGTGGATCGAAGAACAAGGTGGGGTCGAAGTGCTTTATAAGCAAAATTGCCAAAAAGCAGCAAAACTTTATAACTATATTGATAATAATCCGTTTTATCAGTGCAAAATTGCTAAAGAAGCGCGCTCAATTTTAAATATTTGCTTTACTTTGGCACGTGAAGAACTTGAAGAAAAATTTCTTGCTCAAGCTGCGCAAAGAGGCTTATTAGCGTTGAAGGGGCATCGAACTGTAGGCGGCCTACGAGCAAGTATGTATAATTCTATGCCTTTAGAAGGTGTTGAATGTTTAATTGAATTTATGAGTGATTTTGTCAAGGGACAAAGTTTATGA
- the aroA gene encoding 3-phosphoshikimate 1-carboxyvinyltransferase, translating to MSVVDFISNPVIEKLQGDITVPGDKSISHRAIMLGAIAHGTTTINGFLEGEDCLATLKAFRLMGISIEGPISQRVIIHGVGKYGLQPPKDLIDCGNSGTSIRLLAGLLAAQPFDSSLTGDASLLKRPMERVSRPLTQMGASINTTEGKPPLFIKGGKELIGITYEMPEASAQVKSALLLAGLYASGDTTIIEPGYTRDHTERMLTTFSYPIRKCENKIIINSDGECIGTDIIIPGDISSAAFFIVAATLIPGSDVLIRNIGINPTRTGVIQILQQMGAHIELKNKRLYGEELVADLHVRYATLEGIDIPSNLVPLAIDEFPIIFIAAACAKGQTRLNGAKELRNKESDRISAMADGLQRLGIEIQTFSDGIFINGGTLKGGEIDSYHDHRIAMAFSIAGAVARDEVRIKNCANVATSFPNFVKMANMIHLAIKEQHYEAR from the coding sequence ATGAGTGTAGTTGATTTTATTAGTAACCCAGTTATTGAGAAACTGCAGGGCGATATAACTGTTCCTGGCGATAAGTCAATCTCGCATCGAGCGATCATGCTTGGCGCTATTGCCCATGGCACAACAACTATAAATGGCTTTTTAGAGGGGGAGGATTGTTTAGCTACCTTAAAAGCTTTTCGCTTAATGGGCATTTCTATTGAAGGTCCTATCTCTCAGCGAGTTATTATTCATGGGGTAGGTAAGTATGGTTTACAGCCCCCTAAAGATCTTATCGATTGTGGAAATTCTGGGACCAGTATACGACTTTTAGCAGGTCTACTAGCTGCACAGCCATTTGATAGTTCATTAACAGGTGATGCAAGTTTACTTAAAAGACCAATGGAGAGAGTTAGCCGGCCACTTACTCAGATGGGCGCTAGTATTAATACGACTGAGGGCAAGCCTCCACTCTTTATTAAGGGTGGTAAGGAATTAATAGGTATTACTTATGAGATGCCAGAGGCAAGCGCACAAGTTAAATCAGCATTATTATTAGCGGGTTTATATGCATCTGGTGATACAACCATTATAGAGCCAGGTTATACTCGCGATCATACAGAACGCATGTTAACAACTTTCTCATACCCTATTCGCAAGTGCGAAAATAAAATAATAATTAACTCAGATGGAGAGTGCATTGGCACAGACATTATTATTCCAGGGGATATTTCATCTGCAGCATTTTTTATTGTTGCTGCTACTTTAATTCCTGGTTCTGATGTTTTAATAAGAAATATTGGCATTAATCCTACTCGTACCGGTGTAATTCAAATTTTACAGCAAATGGGTGCTCATATCGAACTAAAGAATAAACGACTGTATGGTGAGGAATTAGTGGCTGATTTACATGTTCGTTATGCAACTCTAGAGGGAATTGATATCCCATCTAACCTAGTTCCCCTCGCTATTGATGAGTTTCCAATTATTTTTATAGCGGCTGCTTGTGCAAAAGGGCAAACTAGATTAAACGGTGCCAAAGAATTGCGAAATAAAGAAAGTGACAGAATTAGCGCTATGGCTGATGGTTTACAGCGTTTAGGTATAGAAATACAAACATTTAGTGACGGTATATTTATTAATGGCGGTACTTTGAAAGGTGGTGAAATAGATAGTTATCACGATCATCGAATAGCGATGGCTTTTTCTATTGCAGGTGCTGTTGCTAGAGATGAAGTTAGAATAAAAAATTGTGCTAATGTAGCTACCTCATTTCCAAATTTTGTCAAAATGGCCAATATGATTCATTTAGCTATTAAGGAACAGCATTATGAAGCTAGATAA
- the cmk gene encoding (d)CMP kinase — MKLDKVIPILTIDGPSGTGKGTLCYMLANHLNWNVLDSGSIYRVLAYAVRQKGINFNDIPSMVALAHSLNVKFETDPHLKCTVILDKQDVYKEIRSEQCGQDASKIAVIPEIRTALLARQRAFAQLPGLVTDGRDMGTVVFPDAFLKIYLHATPEIRANRRYLQLKESGIDVSLAEVINELTMRDERDISRQHAPLTPAADAILIDTTGLTIVQVFNNVLKLVNKQLNSE, encoded by the coding sequence ATGAAGCTAGATAAAGTTATTCCTATCCTCACTATTGATGGGCCAAGTGGTACTGGCAAAGGGACTTTATGCTATATGTTAGCTAATCATTTAAACTGGAATGTGCTAGATAGTGGATCAATTTATAGAGTACTTGCTTATGCTGTAAGACAAAAAGGAATAAATTTTAATGATATTCCTAGTATGGTAGCGCTCGCTCATAGTCTAAATGTAAAATTTGAAACGGATCCACATTTAAAATGTACAGTTATTTTAGATAAACAAGATGTTTATAAAGAAATACGTAGTGAGCAATGTGGTCAAGATGCTTCGAAAATTGCAGTTATACCAGAAATTAGAACAGCTTTATTAGCTCGACAAAGAGCTTTTGCTCAGTTGCCAGGGCTCGTTACTGATGGTCGAGATATGGGCACAGTTGTTTTTCCTGATGCATTTCTCAAGATTTATTTGCATGCAACACCTGAAATTCGAGCAAATAGACGGTATTTACAGTTGAAAGAAAGTGGAATTGATGTTAGCCTCGCCGAGGTCATCAATGAATTAACTATGCGAGATGAGCGTGATATAAGCCGTCAACACGCGCCTTTAACACCTGCTGCAGATGCAATTCTTATTGATACAACTGGCTTAACTATTGTACAAGTGTTCAATAATGTTTTAAAATTAGTGAACAAGCAATTAAATTCTGAATGA
- the rpsA gene encoding 30S ribosomal protein S1, which produces MSESFKELFEQSIAGAQFYPGAIITAKVIDIDDDYVTLNAGLKSEGIVAVEEFQDKNGKLEIHVGDTVEVALDSVEDGYGETLLSREKAKRQEAWRKLSKSHENNDTVTGLISGKVKGGFTVEIGSIRAFLPGSLVDVRPVRDPSYLEGKELEFKVIKMDLKRNNIVVSRRAVVEEESSADRQALLDSLHDGQILNGIVKNLTDYGAFIDLGGIDGLLHITDISWKRVKHPSEVLTVGQDVKVKVLSFDSERNRVSLGMKQLGNDPWVDLVERYPVGRKMKGKVTNITDYGCFVEIEEGVEGLVHMSEMDWTNKNVHPSKVVSMGDMVDVMVLEIDEERRRISLGMKQCVGNPWHQFAQTHSKGQKVSGKIRSITDFGIFIGLEGDIDGLVHLSDISWTIPGEEAVKQFKKGQELEAIILAIDPERERISLGLKQLEGDSFTTFVEEHSKGTIVKGKVLSVEPKTVTVDLGREVIGTIRANELSEDRVDDANTLFKEGDELEAKIVNIDKKNRIISLSVKAKDAHEQAEAIKKYSRSEVASTTLGDLLKEKMAHREAE; this is translated from the coding sequence ATGTCTGAAAGTTTCAAAGAGTTGTTCGAGCAAAGCATCGCTGGTGCTCAATTTTACCCTGGCGCTATAATTACCGCAAAAGTTATTGATATCGATGATGATTATGTAACTTTAAATGCTGGCTTGAAATCTGAAGGTATTGTTGCTGTAGAAGAGTTTCAAGATAAAAACGGTAAGTTAGAAATCCATGTTGGGGACACCGTCGAAGTTGCTCTAGATTCTGTTGAAGATGGGTATGGTGAGACGTTATTATCGCGTGAAAAAGCGAAGCGCCAAGAAGCATGGCGTAAATTATCAAAATCGCATGAAAACAATGATACTGTAACTGGTTTAATTTCAGGTAAAGTTAAAGGCGGTTTTACAGTTGAAATTGGCTCGATAAGAGCATTCCTACCTGGTTCTTTAGTTGATGTCAGACCTGTACGCGATCCTTCTTATTTAGAAGGCAAAGAGCTTGAATTTAAAGTAATAAAAATGGATCTGAAACGTAACAATATTGTTGTTTCACGTCGTGCAGTAGTAGAAGAAGAGAGCAGTGCTGATAGACAAGCATTATTAGATTCTTTACATGATGGACAAATCTTAAATGGTATCGTTAAAAACCTTACTGATTACGGTGCATTCATTGATTTAGGTGGTATTGACGGTCTATTACATATTACCGATATTTCTTGGAAACGAGTTAAGCACCCAAGTGAAGTGCTTACTGTAGGTCAAGACGTTAAAGTAAAAGTATTAAGTTTTGATAGTGAGCGTAATCGTGTTTCTTTAGGCATGAAACAGCTTGGCAATGATCCATGGGTTGATCTTGTTGAACGTTATCCTGTTGGTAGAAAAATGAAAGGCAAAGTAACCAATATTACTGATTATGGTTGTTTTGTAGAAATTGAAGAAGGTGTAGAAGGTTTAGTTCATATGTCTGAAATGGATTGGACTAATAAAAATGTTCATCCAAGTAAAGTAGTGTCTATGGGCGATATGGTCGATGTGATGGTACTTGAAATTGATGAAGAACGTCGTCGTATTTCTTTAGGCATGAAACAGTGTGTAGGTAATCCATGGCATCAATTTGCTCAGACACATAGTAAAGGTCAAAAAGTATCCGGTAAGATTCGCTCCATTACTGATTTTGGTATCTTTATTGGACTTGAAGGTGATATTGATGGCTTAGTTCACTTGTCTGATATATCTTGGACTATTCCAGGTGAGGAAGCAGTCAAGCAATTTAAGAAAGGTCAAGAGCTCGAAGCAATCATTCTTGCCATTGACCCTGAGAGAGAACGTATTTCTTTAGGTCTAAAGCAACTTGAAGGTGACTCTTTTACTACTTTTGTTGAAGAGCATAGTAAAGGCACGATCGTTAAGGGTAAAGTACTTAGTGTTGAGCCAAAAACTGTAACTGTCGACTTAGGCCGAGAAGTTATAGGAACTATTCGTGCTAATGAGTTATCAGAAGATCGAGTTGACGATGCTAATACCCTCTTTAAAGAAGGTGATGAATTAGAGGCTAAAATCGTTAATATCGATAAGAAAAACCGTATTATTTCACTCTCAGTGAAAGCAAAAGATGCTCATGAGCAAGCAGAAGCAATTAAAAAATACTCGCGTAGTGAAGTAGCTTCAACTACATTAGGCGATCTACTTAAAGAAAAAATGGCTCATAGAGAAGCAGAATAA
- a CDS encoding LapA family protein, protein MRLVMIIMYLFLIILGVSFAALNAVSVPINLYVTTLTLPLAVLIAVTLGIGLIVGFLIFLGRYWRLKVECFKIRNQLKLTETEIKNLRTMPLKDQP, encoded by the coding sequence ATGCGTCTTGTAATGATAATAATGTATTTATTTTTAATAATACTAGGAGTAAGCTTTGCTGCCTTAAACGCAGTGTCAGTGCCAATAAATTTATATGTTACCACTTTAACATTGCCACTCGCTGTATTAATTGCTGTGACTTTGGGTATTGGGCTTATAGTAGGGTTTTTAATTTTTTTAGGTCGATATTGGCGCTTAAAAGTAGAGTGTTTTAAAATTAGAAATCAATTAAAGCTTACAGAAACTGAAATTAAAAATTTAAGGACAATGCCTTTAAAGGATCAACCTTAG
- the lapB gene encoding lipopolysaccharide assembly protein LapB, whose translation MINLWPLLLPAAALSGWWAASRNYSHKGSKNSNYLSREYVVGLNYLLNEQPDKAVDIFIQLLDVDSETVETHLALGSLFRRRGEVDRAIRIHQNLIARPQLSLTERKEALRALGQDYMSAGVFDRAERIFLEAVKLGGNQEVHSLHGLLAIYQQEKAWEKALEIIQKLESSTGQSLHNQAAHYYCEIAEQALKANLLDKAQNATRQALHIDKRSVRASLLQASLDIKNARYKQALRSLKRVPIQDPDFLTEIIEPLVFCYRQLEEMDECIEFLQQTLVTNPRASTIFVIADQLQKEKNIDTAIDFVSEKLSTYPSIKGLNRLIYWHLESAHGKVKTKLQILYNITSKFLENKPKYRCEQCGFGGKHLHWHCPSCKQWGKMKPVYGLEGD comes from the coding sequence ATGATCAACTTATGGCCTTTACTATTACCCGCTGCAGCATTATCAGGCTGGTGGGCTGCTAGCCGTAATTATTCGCATAAGGGATCCAAAAATAGTAATTATCTATCACGAGAGTATGTTGTCGGTTTAAATTATCTTTTAAATGAACAGCCTGATAAAGCAGTAGATATATTTATTCAATTGCTCGATGTCGATAGTGAAACAGTTGAAACTCATTTAGCCTTAGGCAGCTTATTTAGACGCCGAGGAGAAGTTGATAGAGCAATTCGTATCCATCAAAATTTGATTGCCAGGCCTCAATTAAGCCTTACTGAACGAAAAGAAGCCCTAAGAGCGTTAGGTCAAGATTATATGAGTGCAGGTGTATTTGATAGGGCTGAGCGAATTTTTTTAGAGGCTGTCAAACTTGGTGGCAATCAGGAAGTTCATAGTTTACATGGCCTATTAGCTATTTATCAGCAAGAGAAGGCTTGGGAAAAAGCGTTAGAAATAATTCAAAAACTAGAAAGCTCTACTGGTCAGAGTTTGCATAATCAGGCAGCTCATTATTATTGTGAAATTGCTGAACAGGCATTAAAAGCTAATTTACTAGATAAAGCACAAAATGCAACGCGTCAAGCTCTGCATATAGATAAAAGATCAGTTCGGGCTAGCTTGTTACAAGCTTCATTAGATATAAAAAACGCCCGCTATAAACAAGCTTTACGTTCTTTAAAGCGTGTTCCTATTCAAGATCCAGATTTTTTAACAGAAATTATTGAACCATTGGTTTTTTGTTATCGTCAATTAGAGGAAATGGACGAGTGTATTGAGTTTTTACAGCAGACCTTGGTGACCAATCCTCGCGCGTCAACCATTTTTGTTATAGCTGACCAATTGCAAAAAGAAAAAAATATCGATACCGCAATCGATTTTGTTTCAGAAAAATTAAGTACTTATCCTTCGATTAAAGGTTTAAATCGACTTATTTATTGGCATTTAGAGAGTGCACACGGTAAAGTAAAAACTAAACTACAGATTTTATATAATATAACCAGTAAATTTTTAGAAAATAAACCTAAATATCGCTGTGAACAGTGTGGCTTTGGTGGTAAGCATTTGCATTGGCATTGCCCAAGCTGTAAACAGTGGGGTAAAATGAAGCCCGTCTATGGGTTAGAAGGCGACTAG